Proteins encoded together in one Sylvia atricapilla isolate bSylAtr1 chromosome 2, bSylAtr1.pri, whole genome shotgun sequence window:
- the LOC136375138 gene encoding uncharacterized protein yields the protein MQCRPGPHGGPGRRSGQAVRGRAAPGPASPAPGTGEARGRRARLPACTRLLPGQEEGKAREVPAERLRGELERALLPRPPPEGKRKGEPWRAAEDDNLGPCLPLGAGCPRCPGQDAGVAAMSQGTAGGEGAPQVLPEGKERQRKRRRRKKKESKTRLVRSSLLLPEAEPDKSKRTVLACNRLKTTKYTALSFLPKNLFEQFHRLANVYFVFIALLNFVPAVNAFQPELALAPVLFILAVTAIKDLWEDYSRYRSDQEINHMECLVYSR from the coding sequence ATGCAGTGTCGGCCGGGTCCGCacggcgggccgggccggcgctCGGGGCAGGCTGTGCGCGGAAgggccgctcccggccccgcatCCCCCGCGCCTGGGACGGGAGAGGCCCGCGGGAGGAGGGCTCGGCTCCCCGCCTGCACACGTCTCCTCCCCGGccaggaggaggggaaagcGAGAGAGGTCCCGGCAGAGCGGCTTAGGGGCGAGTTGGAGAGGGCCCTCctcccccgcccgcccccggaggggaagaggaaaggagagccGTGGCGGGCGGCGGAGGATGATAACTTAGGGCCGTGCCTGCCCCTGGGAGCTGGCTGCCCGCGCTGCCCGGGCCAGGACGCCGGGGTGGCAGCGATGTCCCAGGGCAcggcaggaggagagggagcgCCCCAGGTGCTGCcggagggaaaggagaggcagaggaagaggaggcggaggaagaagaaggagagtAAGACGCGGCTGGTGCGCTCCAGCCTGCTGTTACCTGAGGCCGAGCCGGACAAGTCCAAGAGGACGGTCCTGGCCTGCAACCGGCTCAAGACCACCAAGTACACGGCATTGTCCTTCCTGCCCAAGAACCTCTTTGAGCAGTTCCACCGTCTGGCCAATGTTTACTTTGTGTTCATCGCCCTCCTCAACTTCGTGCCAGCCGTCAATGCCTTCCAGCCGGAGCTGGCCTTGGCCCCCGTGCTCTTCATCTTGGCGGTCACCGCCATCAAGGACCTGTGGGAGGATTACAGCCGCTACCGCTCCGACCAGGAGATCAACCACATGGAGTGCCTGGTGTACAGCAGGTGA